The Vibrio tubiashii ATCC 19109 genome has a segment encoding these proteins:
- a CDS encoding carboxymuconolactone decarboxylase family protein yields the protein MKLNRFELGLEQLDKIDGKAGRNVIESLEDVCPDLAKFIIEYPFGDIYTREGLDIKSREIATVAALTALGNCAPQLKVHLHAALNVGCSEEEIKEVILQMSVYAGFPAALNGMFAFKEVLAEKIQNLD from the coding sequence ATGAAGCTTAATCGATTCGAACTAGGTTTAGAACAGTTAGACAAAATAGACGGTAAGGCAGGAAGAAACGTTATTGAAAGCCTTGAGGATGTCTGCCCAGATTTAGCCAAATTCATTATTGAATATCCATTCGGTGATATATACACCCGCGAGGGGCTTGATATTAAATCCAGAGAGATTGCTACAGTCGCAGCGCTCACTGCGCTCGGGAATTGTGCACCTCAACTAAAGGTTCATTTACATGCCGCCTTAAACGTCGGTTGTAGTGAAGAAGAAATCAAAGAGGTGATACTACAAATGTCTGTGTACGCAGGCTTTCCCGCGGCGTTGAATGGGATGTTTGCTTTTAAAGAGGTTCTGGCCGAAAAGATACAAAACCTTGATTAA
- a CDS encoding MerR family transcriptional regulator, with protein sequence MNIKEFSQLVGLSAHTLRYYEKIGLLRNVQRSPSGHRAYTSRDIEWISFVIRLKETGMPLEEILDYAKLRELGSGTLSERQQLLEQHRENLLSHIQQLNQHMVALDEKIKRYQSGKVA encoded by the coding sequence ATGAACATTAAGGAATTTTCGCAATTAGTCGGCCTTTCGGCACATACACTCCGATATTACGAGAAAATTGGGTTACTAAGAAATGTCCAGCGCAGTCCAAGTGGCCATAGGGCTTACACGTCGCGCGATATTGAGTGGATAAGTTTTGTAATACGTTTGAAAGAAACAGGAATGCCCCTGGAAGAAATCTTGGATTACGCAAAGCTAAGAGAACTCGGTTCAGGCACATTATCAGAACGCCAGCAACTACTTGAACAACATCGAGAAAATTTGCTTTCCCACATTCAACAGCTCAATCAGCATATGGTGGCTCTGGATGAAAAGATCAAACGTTATCAATCAGGAAAAGTAGCTTGA
- a CDS encoding class I SAM-dependent DNA methyltransferase, with amino-acid sequence MDENSDIWRQYYEKALVKPHLKRTEFVAKLNKSSTKVAIDCGCGTGSDIDYLLGQGYQVHGFDVNPDAIAICRDRFGQNALADISQSSFEGYDYPQCSLAIANNSLFFADPSCFLRTWEKIESSLVEGGVFAGDFMGTKDSWANNYRSPTTPLTESEVRVLFSNFEIIRFVERDEKAETALGRQKHWHTFSVVAVKHS; translated from the coding sequence ATGGATGAAAACAGCGATATTTGGCGTCAATATTACGAAAAAGCATTAGTTAAACCTCACCTTAAGCGAACGGAGTTTGTTGCTAAGCTCAACAAGTCGTCTACTAAAGTAGCGATTGATTGCGGATGTGGTACAGGGAGCGATATTGATTATTTACTCGGGCAAGGCTACCAAGTGCATGGCTTTGATGTTAATCCCGATGCGATAGCCATTTGTCGAGACAGGTTTGGGCAAAATGCTCTGGCCGATATCTCACAGTCTTCATTTGAAGGCTATGATTACCCTCAATGCAGCCTTGCGATTGCCAACAATAGTTTGTTCTTCGCTGATCCAAGTTGCTTCTTAAGGACATGGGAAAAGATCGAGTCTTCGCTAGTAGAAGGTGGGGTGTTTGCTGGTGACTTTATGGGGACAAAAGACTCTTGGGCAAATAACTACCGTAGCCCAACGACACCTCTCACTGAGTCAGAAGTTAGAGTCCTGTTTTCAAACTTTGAAATTATCCGATTTGTTGAACGCGATGAAAAAGCTGAAACAGCATTGGGAAGACAAAAACATTGGCATACGTTTTCCGTCGTGGCGGTGAAGCACTCATAA
- a CDS encoding GNAT family N-acetyltransferase — protein sequence MIRKAVVSDHSNLVRLFILENQHNAQLAPDIVCETEDVLTLEELEQILADNNQYLVVKEIDGVAVGALLGSITKTPQRRWSQARLYAYLEELIVCPASRGKGIARELVDSFVHWAQSHDAFSVDLHVWSNNDSAMGFYRSYGFSEKQYLMTYAKENSELKL from the coding sequence ATGATTCGTAAAGCGGTAGTATCTGACCATTCAAACTTGGTTAGGTTGTTTATTCTCGAAAACCAGCACAATGCACAGTTAGCGCCTGATATTGTGTGTGAGACTGAAGATGTGTTAACGCTTGAGGAGCTTGAGCAGATACTCGCAGACAACAATCAATATCTCGTTGTAAAAGAGATTGATGGTGTTGCAGTTGGCGCGCTGTTAGGTTCCATCACTAAAACTCCGCAGCGTCGTTGGAGTCAGGCTAGACTATATGCTTATCTAGAAGAGTTAATAGTGTGCCCTGCCTCAAGAGGAAAGGGCATAGCTAGGGAGTTAGTCGATAGCTTTGTTCATTGGGCGCAATCTCATGATGCATTTTCGGTTGATTTGCATGTTTGGTCGAACAATGACAGCGCGATGGGTTTCTATCGCAGCTATGGGTTTTCTGAAAAGCAGTACTTGATGACGTACGCTAAAGAAAATAGTGAGTTAAAGCTATAG
- a CDS encoding HAD family hydrolase produces the protein MQNTVIKNVVFDVGNVIVRWAPLEIVRLTFGNVEQPEALAKKVFMSDIWLDLNRGFLTEIEAKHRYQLELDFTPQDCDRLFYYVKQSLIELYGAVDLIKKVKAAGYGVYALTDNVVEIVDFLKTEYDFWPLFDAATVSADLGLLKPQPEIYHSLLNNNQLIAEQCVFLDDMPHNVEGAKNVGMHAIQFLSAEQAEDELKALDLRF, from the coding sequence ATGCAGAACACAGTAATTAAGAATGTTGTTTTCGATGTCGGTAATGTGATTGTACGTTGGGCGCCACTGGAGATTGTGAGGCTGACATTTGGCAATGTAGAACAACCCGAAGCGCTGGCCAAGAAAGTCTTTATGAGTGATATTTGGCTTGATCTCAATCGAGGTTTTCTCACTGAAATTGAAGCCAAACATCGATACCAGCTTGAGTTAGATTTTACACCTCAAGATTGTGATCGTTTGTTCTATTACGTTAAGCAATCTTTAATTGAGCTTTATGGGGCTGTTGATCTAATTAAGAAGGTTAAAGCCGCTGGCTATGGTGTCTATGCCTTGACGGACAACGTCGTTGAAATTGTCGACTTTCTAAAAACAGAATACGACTTTTGGCCGTTATTTGACGCTGCTACTGTTTCCGCTGACTTAGGTTTGCTAAAACCCCAACCTGAGATCTACCACTCTTTACTCAATAACAATCAGCTCATCGCCGAGCAATGTGTTTTTCTAGACGATATGCCGCACAATGTTGAAGGTGCGAAGAATGTCGGGATGCACGCGATTCAATTCTTGTCGGCTGAGCAAGCTGAAGACGAGTTAAAAGCGCTAGATTTAAGGTTTTAA
- a CDS encoding zinc ribbon domain-containing protein YjdM — MSFPPCPNCQSEYVYQDQINLICPECAHEWNPNEPDESVFTAKDANGTALEEGDKVTLAKDLKVKGSSLVLKIGTKAVIRRIVEGKDHELDCKVDGAGEMMVTAKFVKKA; from the coding sequence ATGTCTTTTCCTCCTTGCCCGAACTGCCAATCTGAGTATGTTTACCAAGATCAAATCAACCTAATATGCCCAGAGTGTGCTCATGAGTGGAACCCCAACGAGCCTGATGAAAGCGTGTTTACCGCGAAAGATGCCAACGGCACCGCCCTTGAAGAGGGTGATAAAGTGACGCTAGCGAAAGATCTAAAAGTCAAAGGGAGCTCTTTGGTGCTTAAAATTGGCACAAAAGCTGTGATTAGACGAATTGTTGAAGGCAAAGACCATGAACTTGATTGCAAAGTTGATGGTGCGGGAGAAATGATGGTGACCGCCAAGTTTGTTAAGAAAGCATAA
- a CDS encoding VOC family protein: protein MKQNIVHIALVVKDYDEAIDFYVNKLQFELIEDTYQPEQDKRWVVVAPPNSHGATILLAKASKPEQHDFIGNQSGGRVFLFLSTDDFWRDYERMKSIGIHFVREPKEQDYGTVAVFEDLYGNLWDLLQLHPDHPMANR, encoded by the coding sequence ATGAAGCAAAACATCGTTCACATCGCCTTAGTCGTCAAAGACTACGACGAGGCCATAGACTTCTATGTTAACAAACTGCAGTTCGAACTGATTGAAGACACCTACCAGCCAGAACAAGACAAACGTTGGGTTGTTGTAGCTCCACCGAATTCACACGGTGCGACCATACTGCTCGCCAAAGCATCGAAACCTGAGCAGCATGATTTTATTGGTAATCAATCTGGTGGGCGCGTGTTCCTGTTTTTAAGTACCGATGACTTCTGGCGTGATTATGAGCGAATGAAATCGATTGGAATTCACTTTGTTCGAGAACCCAAGGAGCAAGACTATGGCACCGTTGCGGTGTTTGAAGATTTGTACGGCAATCTTTGGGATTTGCTGCAGTTACACCCAGACCACCCTATGGCGAATCGTTGA
- a CDS encoding phytanoyl-CoA dioxygenase family protein has protein sequence MTTKRDGGLTELQIERFHRDGFIGPLPKFCEEALVDEVHLSCLEAVNNPHPHPIYGRYSVRDWHLVFSRMEEFLTHPVLVDVLRSLIGNDLVLWRSKIFYKKTNERGTGWHQEWGDFDGEEIGNCKPSLRPQNRENNWWNITVWVALTDVELECAPLRFIRGSHKKKYPKKMVPMPQSEFWHDPFIGCKSVADIVDRARNLTLVLDVDTSKIFEGVDVSRYTLEEAKEHVRCHLEKFPAKKTLGIDESKEDIVTLPMKRGEFVVFTERTMHGSLSNLSNKDRLAVNFRVTTTDTDIYPSRHQGDFIDGSNLDITKHENLLLSGEDLSLGRNKYRLGKRR, from the coding sequence ATGACCACTAAACGGGATGGCGGGCTAACGGAACTGCAGATTGAACGCTTTCATCGAGACGGATTTATAGGCCCACTCCCCAAATTTTGCGAAGAAGCGCTAGTAGATGAAGTGCATTTATCGTGCTTAGAAGCAGTTAATAATCCCCACCCTCACCCGATATACGGTCGATACTCCGTTCGAGACTGGCATCTAGTCTTCTCAAGGATGGAAGAGTTCCTTACACACCCTGTGTTAGTCGATGTGTTGCGATCATTGATTGGTAACGATCTCGTATTATGGCGTTCTAAGATCTTCTATAAGAAGACCAATGAAAGAGGTACTGGATGGCACCAGGAATGGGGTGATTTTGATGGAGAAGAAATTGGCAATTGTAAACCGAGTCTAAGACCACAAAACAGGGAAAATAACTGGTGGAATATTACAGTTTGGGTCGCTTTGACGGACGTAGAACTGGAGTGTGCGCCTCTAAGGTTTATTAGAGGTTCACATAAGAAGAAATATCCCAAGAAAATGGTCCCAATGCCTCAATCCGAGTTTTGGCATGATCCATTTATTGGCTGTAAGTCTGTAGCCGATATAGTGGATAGAGCACGAAATTTGACGTTAGTGCTCGATGTCGATACTTCAAAAATTTTTGAAGGCGTAGATGTTTCTCGATATACCTTGGAAGAAGCGAAAGAGCATGTTCGATGTCATTTAGAAAAATTCCCCGCTAAGAAGACACTTGGTATTGATGAAAGTAAAGAAGACATTGTGACTTTGCCAATGAAGCGAGGTGAGTTTGTTGTTTTCACTGAGCGCACAATGCATGGATCACTGTCCAACCTGTCGAATAAAGATCGTTTAGCGGTAAATTTCAGAGTGACAACGACTGATACAGATATCTACCCAAGCCGACATCAAGGTGACTTTATAGATGGCTCAAACTTAGATATCACAAAGCATGAGAACCTCCTTTTAAGCGGAGAAGATCTTTCTCTTGGCCGCAATAAGTATCGCTTAGGTAAAAGGAGGTAA
- a CDS encoding DUF4336 domain-containing protein, whose amino-acid sequence MEKLANNIWIFDGSTVSFFGLPFSTRMTVVKLAGGELWVHSPIELTEQVQSQLVSLGSVKFLIAPNHLHHLFLPDWISAFPEAQVFGTDEVIKKRRDIHFNASLNSDCVWEWQSDIEQVLFTGSPLMEECVFFHKQSHTLIVTDLVENFSGREFNYWQRVVAKRVGILAPNGKMPADWRLSFMFGKTEARKHLECLLSWNPSVLVMSHGEIVRENAREFLTKSFKWLI is encoded by the coding sequence ATGGAAAAGCTAGCTAACAACATATGGATTTTTGATGGCAGTACGGTTTCGTTCTTCGGACTGCCTTTTTCAACTAGAATGACAGTCGTTAAGCTCGCTGGTGGCGAGCTTTGGGTTCACAGTCCTATCGAGCTGACCGAGCAAGTCCAGAGCCAATTAGTGAGTTTAGGTTCGGTAAAATTTCTAATCGCCCCAAATCATCTGCATCATCTCTTTCTCCCTGATTGGATTAGTGCGTTTCCTGAAGCTCAGGTATTTGGTACTGATGAAGTGATTAAAAAACGCCGAGATATCCATTTTAACGCCTCACTAAACAGTGATTGTGTTTGGGAGTGGCAATCAGATATCGAACAGGTACTTTTCACTGGTTCTCCGTTGATGGAAGAATGTGTTTTCTTTCATAAACAATCACACACATTGATCGTTACGGATTTGGTCGAGAACTTTTCCGGTCGAGAGTTTAATTATTGGCAAAGAGTGGTCGCGAAGCGAGTAGGTATACTGGCTCCCAATGGCAAAATGCCAGCCGATTGGCGACTCAGCTTTATGTTTGGCAAAACAGAAGCTCGTAAACACCTTGAATGTTTGTTGAGTTGGAATCCAAGTGTTCTCGTGATGTCTCACGGCGAAATAGTCAGAGAAAATGCACGAGAATTCTTAACTAAATCATTTAAGTGGTTAATATAG
- a CDS encoding GNAT family N-acetyltransferase, with protein sequence MNFTHKKVTTSDKDFASLVQELNSSLRQITDDSGESSFSPDEFNSQLDGCMVVCLDNQPVACGVFRYFSDGVCELKRMYSKQPKAGAFILNLLEEFAISLGYHEAILSTRRVNLKAVRFYQRNGYKECAPYGKYIGVSRSICLSKPLSPSQST encoded by the coding sequence ATGAATTTTACTCACAAGAAAGTGACCACAAGCGATAAAGATTTCGCTTCTTTGGTACAGGAGCTGAACTCATCATTGCGCCAAATTACGGATGATTCAGGAGAAAGTTCTTTTTCACCTGATGAATTCAATTCTCAGTTGGATGGATGCATGGTGGTTTGTTTAGATAATCAGCCAGTTGCTTGCGGTGTATTTAGGTACTTTAGCGACGGCGTATGTGAACTAAAGCGGATGTATTCTAAGCAGCCTAAAGCTGGCGCTTTTATTCTCAATCTATTGGAAGAGTTCGCCATCAGCTTAGGCTACCATGAAGCGATTTTATCGACTCGTCGAGTCAACTTGAAAGCAGTTCGGTTTTATCAGCGAAACGGTTATAAAGAATGCGCCCCCTACGGAAAGTATATTGGCGTCTCAAGATCAATCTGCTTAAGTAAACCTCTCTCTCCAAGTCAATCAACTTAG
- a CDS encoding P-loop NTPase family protein yields MKKIAVFGKPGSGKSSLSKQLALIKNLPLHQLDSIAFRKDGSAETREVFDKKHQDILSADSWIIDGLGPLDSFSQRLESADTLIYIDLPYYVSYWLVTKRMLKGLAVKPEGWPEGSSIVKGSMQSYKFLRLSPKFWSADFEQRLKGFEDSKSVYIIRSLSELNSFISQLKSELIEAS; encoded by the coding sequence ATGAAGAAAATCGCTGTTTTTGGAAAGCCAGGAAGTGGTAAGTCATCACTGAGTAAGCAACTCGCTCTGATTAAAAACTTACCATTGCATCAACTCGACTCTATTGCCTTCAGAAAAGATGGCTCGGCCGAGACAAGGGAAGTGTTTGATAAAAAGCATCAAGATATTCTCAGTGCAGACAGCTGGATCATTGACGGCTTGGGCCCGTTGGACTCTTTCAGCCAACGTCTTGAGTCTGCCGATACATTAATCTATATCGACTTACCATATTACGTCAGTTACTGGTTGGTGACTAAACGTATGCTTAAGGGGCTAGCGGTAAAACCAGAAGGTTGGCCGGAAGGGAGCTCCATCGTTAAGGGCAGCATGCAAAGCTATAAATTCTTACGGCTAAGCCCTAAATTTTGGAGTGCGGACTTTGAACAGCGCTTAAAGGGTTTTGAAGATAGTAAGTCAGTGTACATCATTCGTTCTTTGTCAGAATTGAATTCTTTCATTTCCCAACTTAAATCGGAGCTTATAGAGGCGAGTTAG
- a CDS encoding isochorismatase family protein: MQFQTIKIDKTTTASIDVDPQKGFSELCPKELPVQGALEIVEELKCNHSKASVRLVSRDMHPPGAVWEAETPENMLEPVGLPEVDIKWNPHCVVGTAGVELLPGLPEIRDYDFQINKGIDPDAHPYGAFYHDQADTLSTGGIEFLRAKQIETVIVGGLALDFCVKKSVEQLVEAGFKVILNLASTRAVFPDNANNVANALAEKGVILIEDAKGLE, from the coding sequence ATGCAATTTCAGACGATTAAGATTGATAAAACCACAACGGCCTCGATTGATGTTGATCCGCAGAAAGGCTTTAGCGAGTTATGCCCTAAAGAGCTGCCTGTACAGGGTGCTTTAGAGATTGTTGAAGAACTCAAGTGCAATCACAGTAAAGCTTCAGTGCGTTTGGTTTCTCGCGACATGCATCCACCTGGCGCAGTATGGGAGGCTGAAACGCCTGAAAATATGCTTGAACCTGTTGGCCTTCCTGAGGTGGACATTAAGTGGAATCCACACTGCGTCGTTGGAACGGCGGGCGTGGAATTGTTACCCGGTTTACCTGAAATTCGAGACTATGATTTCCAAATCAACAAGGGTATTGACCCTGACGCCCACCCGTATGGGGCGTTTTATCATGATCAGGCTGATACCCTTTCTACAGGTGGGATCGAATTCTTACGTGCTAAGCAAATAGAAACCGTTATTGTTGGTGGGCTCGCTTTAGATTTTTGTGTGAAAAAGTCGGTTGAGCAGCTTGTAGAGGCGGGTTTTAAGGTAATACTCAATCTTGCCTCAACCAGAGCCGTGTTTCCTGACAATGCGAACAACGTTGCCAATGCGTTGGCCGAGAAAGGCGTAATCTTAATAGAAGACGCTAAAGGATTGGAATAA
- the pncB gene encoding nicotinate phosphoribosyltransferase, which translates to MTAKLFNDNIIQSALDLDVYKINMMHAARKFYPDTHVRYELIVRSYEDLSGLKSDVKNEIGKLAQVTFSQEEIAYLEAKAPYLDSDFLAYLSEFEFRPLQQVSVTTLDGQLRVSISGLWHETILYETLVMSIISEVRNRTRWSGIPYSQFASVLEEKITYLKSELKRRNITNFQFSEMGSRRRFSAQVQRDLVSYLHQHAPELMSGTSNYHLAKQFDLTPIGTVAHEWFMAHQQLVEPAQSQKVALDKWYQAFNGKLGIALTDTIGIDAFLQDFTYERASVYAGVRHDSGSPFDWGDKMIAHYESLGIDPKSKVLIFTDGLNFERALEISEYFADRANISFGIGTFLANDMGDWSDETSCYQPLSMVVKMTECNGAAVAKISDEPEKAMCEDPIFLADLRQSFGLESKYDKAS; encoded by the coding sequence ATGACCGCCAAGCTTTTTAACGACAACATCATCCAAAGCGCACTTGATCTCGATGTCTATAAGATCAACATGATGCATGCTGCGCGAAAGTTTTATCCAGATACCCATGTTCGCTATGAACTTATTGTTCGCTCATACGAAGATTTATCTGGTTTAAAAAGCGACGTTAAAAACGAGATTGGCAAACTCGCACAAGTTACATTCAGCCAAGAAGAAATCGCTTACCTTGAGGCGAAAGCCCCTTACCTTGACTCAGACTTTCTCGCTTACTTGAGTGAGTTCGAGTTCAGACCTCTGCAACAAGTCAGCGTAACCACACTTGATGGTCAACTTCGTGTTTCGATTTCAGGGCTTTGGCACGAAACCATTCTCTACGAGACGCTCGTTATGAGTATTATCTCTGAAGTGCGCAATAGAACTCGATGGAGTGGCATTCCTTATTCGCAGTTTGCCAGTGTGTTGGAAGAAAAAATTACTTATCTTAAGTCTGAATTGAAACGCAGAAACATCACCAATTTCCAATTCTCGGAGATGGGAAGCCGACGCCGATTTAGCGCCCAAGTGCAGCGTGACTTAGTCAGCTATCTTCACCAGCATGCACCTGAACTGATGAGCGGTACAAGTAACTACCATTTAGCCAAACAATTTGATTTAACGCCAATCGGAACGGTGGCACACGAATGGTTTATGGCTCACCAGCAACTGGTGGAGCCTGCTCAGTCGCAAAAGGTCGCCTTAGACAAGTGGTATCAAGCATTTAATGGCAAGCTGGGCATTGCACTGACAGACACCATAGGTATTGACGCGTTTTTGCAAGACTTCACCTATGAACGTGCAAGTGTCTATGCTGGCGTACGACACGACTCTGGAAGCCCATTTGACTGGGGTGACAAAATGATTGCTCATTATGAGTCACTGGGTATCGATCCAAAGTCAAAAGTGCTGATCTTTACCGACGGGCTGAACTTTGAACGCGCGTTGGAAATTAGCGAGTACTTTGCAGATCGCGCTAATATCAGTTTCGGTATTGGTACATTTCTGGCGAATGACATGGGCGATTGGTCAGATGAAACCAGCTGTTACCAACCTCTTTCGATGGTCGTTAAAATGACAGAGTGCAATGGCGCCGCCGTCGCGAAAATCAGCGATGAACCGGAAAAAGCCATGTGTGAAGACCCGATCTTCCTTGCCGATTTAAGACAAAGCTTTGGCCTTGAGTCCAAGTACGATAAAGCAAGCTAA
- a CDS encoding NUDIX hydrolase, which produces MIVTIDMICLRLGDEGLETLLIKRNNPDRPEHGLWSIPGGFVFEQDLSNQGGQQADQDFDAARKRICRQKIHTYPNYISQPMVEGNPKRDPEGWSVTIAHYALLNQANVEQIENCGLCQEQLRWFPLNNILDDEIELAFDHADLIKLAWKKLRAAVEYTSVALFALDREFLVSDIIAAYAKFGVEVNRMTVKRRLIETGVIISANKMASTNRGKGGKPAQVYSLGEKCVTYFQTCLR; this is translated from the coding sequence ATGATTGTCACCATTGACATGATATGCCTTAGGTTAGGTGATGAAGGGTTAGAGACCTTACTGATCAAAAGAAACAACCCAGACAGACCGGAACATGGCTTATGGTCAATACCTGGTGGGTTTGTCTTTGAGCAGGATTTATCTAATCAGGGAGGGCAGCAAGCTGACCAAGATTTTGATGCTGCTCGTAAGCGTATTTGTCGCCAAAAAATACATACTTACCCCAATTACATCAGCCAACCGATGGTTGAAGGTAACCCTAAGCGTGACCCAGAAGGTTGGAGTGTCACCATTGCTCATTATGCGTTGCTCAACCAAGCGAATGTAGAGCAAATCGAGAATTGTGGCTTGTGCCAAGAGCAACTGAGATGGTTTCCACTGAATAATATTCTGGATGATGAGATTGAACTGGCTTTCGACCATGCCGATTTGATTAAGCTTGCGTGGAAAAAGCTACGAGCGGCGGTTGAATACACCTCAGTCGCGCTGTTTGCTTTAGACCGAGAGTTTCTTGTTTCAGACATTATTGCCGCATACGCAAAATTTGGTGTAGAGGTGAATCGCATGACGGTTAAACGCCGTCTGATTGAGACTGGAGTCATTATCAGTGCGAATAAAATGGCTTCAACTAACCGCGGTAAAGGTGGTAAGCCAGCTCAAGTGTATAGCCTTGGTGAAAAGTGTGTAACCTATTTCCAAACCTGCCTGCGATGA
- a CDS encoding ASCH domain-containing protein, which yields MDSTSQKYLDQFLATLSPSVAKQYTSFSADYFCADEHNANLCADLILRGEKTASCSMEYWYSHEDELMPQVGHLQVVTNWQGEPVCIIEVTSVSTCPYNQVTAEFAASEGEGDKSLRWWREAHWKFFSLECEELNIAPSEEMLLVLERFKVVYRESFEQ from the coding sequence ATGGACTCAACAAGTCAAAAGTATCTCGATCAATTTCTTGCGACGTTATCCCCTAGCGTCGCCAAGCAATACACTTCATTTAGTGCTGATTATTTCTGCGCTGATGAACACAATGCCAACCTATGTGCGGATTTGATCTTGCGTGGCGAGAAAACCGCTTCGTGTAGCATGGAGTATTGGTACAGCCATGAAGATGAGCTAATGCCACAAGTTGGCCACCTACAAGTGGTGACCAATTGGCAGGGTGAGCCCGTTTGCATTATTGAAGTCACTTCCGTTTCAACCTGTCCATACAATCAAGTAACGGCTGAGTTTGCTGCATCTGAAGGGGAAGGTGATAAATCACTCCGCTGGTGGCGTGAGGCTCATTGGAAGTTTTTCTCTTTAGAGTGCGAAGAGCTAAACATCGCACCGAGTGAAGAGATGCTATTGGTTCTTGAGCGTTTTAAAGTGGTCTATCGCGAAAGTTTTGAGCAATAA
- a CDS encoding serine hydroxymethyltransferase — protein MCIQTQCHEQRILVEAERFIENSTTSELRNYLIDLVNKHEKVRVELGINLVAAEAPMSSFARNLLSCDLGSRASGGAIGRRSRVFTGLDAADEIEALSMSLLKGLFDCKYADHRPLGGLHANMIVYASLKRYLYTSDLMTLDLMHGGNSSNHILGPPGVLGYSIGFIPVDERSLKIDLDRFEDVAKRKKPSLVSLGAGVNLFPFPVTEIKEIVSRWSGKILFDGAHQAGLIAAGMYPNPLTQGADVFTASTGKTFSGPQGGLICWNSGELSDALSTTIFPTLTGSHQLNRVAALVASSIEMKTHGKEYMAQGINNAKRFASALYDEGLDVLYADYDFTETHQVLVHWKHPEGAKAACFRLASVGIFANAVPLPGDNSLLSGIRFGMTEVTRLGIRPEEIIEVAKITSGVLHGHYSSKRARSRIAGLATVLSNINYCLEEI, from the coding sequence GTGTGTATTCAGACTCAATGTCACGAACAGCGTATACTTGTCGAAGCTGAACGATTTATAGAAAACTCAACTACCTCCGAGTTGCGTAATTACTTGATAGATCTAGTGAACAAACATGAAAAGGTAAGAGTTGAACTAGGTATTAATCTTGTGGCCGCAGAGGCCCCAATGAGTAGTTTTGCTCGAAACTTGCTCAGCTGTGATTTGGGGTCACGTGCTTCTGGAGGTGCGATAGGGCGTAGAAGTAGAGTGTTCACTGGGCTTGATGCTGCTGATGAAATCGAAGCATTAAGTATGTCGCTTCTAAAGGGGTTGTTCGATTGTAAATACGCTGATCATCGACCGCTTGGAGGTTTGCACGCCAATATGATCGTATATGCATCGTTAAAGCGGTATCTCTATACCTCCGATTTGATGACCTTAGACTTGATGCATGGCGGAAATAGCTCGAACCACATTTTGGGACCACCAGGGGTACTAGGCTATTCAATTGGTTTTATTCCGGTTGATGAGCGTAGTTTGAAGATTGATCTCGACAGATTCGAGGATGTAGCGAAAAGAAAAAAACCATCCTTAGTGAGTTTAGGGGCGGGTGTTAACCTTTTCCCATTTCCAGTGACAGAGATTAAAGAGATCGTATCTCGTTGGTCTGGAAAGATTTTATTTGATGGTGCTCATCAGGCGGGGTTAATTGCCGCTGGGATGTATCCAAACCCATTAACACAGGGAGCCGATGTATTCACCGCCTCAACTGGGAAAACCTTCAGCGGTCCTCAAGGTGGTCTCATATGTTGGAACTCTGGCGAACTTTCCGATGCTTTAAGTACGACAATTTTTCCGACCCTAACTGGTTCTCATCAGCTTAATCGAGTGGCAGCGCTAGTCGCTTCCTCTATCGAAATGAAAACGCATGGAAAAGAGTATATGGCACAAGGAATCAATAATGCTAAGCGCTTTGCTTCCGCATTGTATGATGAAGGCCTTGATGTTCTCTATGCAGACTATGACTTTACGGAAACACATCAAGTGCTGGTTCATTGGAAGCATCCGGAGGGCGCAAAAGCTGCGTGCTTTCGACTCGCAAGTGTTGGCATCTTTGCCAATGCAGTCCCTTTACCGGGAGATAACAGTCTGCTGTCTGGAATACGGTTTGGCATGACCGAAGTAACACGATTAGGAATTAGGCCCGAAGAAATAATCGAAGTTGCAAAGATAACATCAGGTGTTTTACATGGACACTATTCTTCAAAGCGCGCCCGATCACGAATAGCAGGCTTAGCTACGGTATTGTCAAATATCAACTATTGCTTGGAGGAAATCTGA